Sequence from the Ziziphus jujuba cultivar Dongzao chromosome 9, ASM3175591v1 genome:
CTAATCTTTTCTGGAACATGATTGAGCTCTACAAAAGTATTCATTAGATTTAAGCTGCAATTGCTTATAGTCACTTTTATAAACATCATGTAATCAGCTTGATCTAAAAACACTAAAATCTGGAAAACAAGGATTTTTTAgattatgttaaaatattaatacataCCGATCATGAACAAAGGAGAACACCTAGACCATCTTTTTCACTTTCTCATGTCAGGAAATATCATAATCTTCTGAGTGGCATTGTCGGACAGAACTTAAAACTAGGGATAATATCAAACGTATCACCCATGAGTCATGGCACATAATAGATAagacaatttattattttaactctTCTTCAGTCAAATTTCTGAACTCCAGAGTAGAAAGCTCAATATGGAAACAACTTATGAATTATTTAATGAATTGTTGCCAAGCAACCACTTAATTCAAGGACCTCCTGCCATTCACAATCTTTGGATCTCTTGTAGAATTATGCATACTTCATACAAGCTTaggataaaattaaaacaaccaTGATAATAAAGCCTCAACACCATGACATCTATATTAAAAGCTTCCCACAATATGGTAATCTCAAGATTTTTTGCAAGCATCACAGAAAGTGTAATTCAGAGCTTCTAAACAGAGTTAATCACACTATATGCAGATGACTGAAATTTGCAGGTAAGGTACAACCAGACTGGAAAAAGGAACCAAGATAAATGTTAAAGAGCATACTCTGGAATAGATGATGCAAGTTTTTTGCAGATGATGGGTGCGGTTCATACTCGAGGTAGAAGTCCACCCGTGAGTCATTAAAGCAACAGTTTTCCCCTGCAatgtaatcaatttttttccccaagAAATTTAATTGTATGTACTAATATccaaaaattgtataaaattgaaaatgtgtAATCATAACAGAAAGGACCCTTCCCGATAAAGCTCTTGCTAAGTTGCTTGTACATATTAGGACACCCCCTTCCTCTCCCCTCTCCACCAACTTAAGAAATAATAACTAAACAAGATTGAAGTAGTTATGAGAAAACACTTGATACTTAGACAATACTTCTATGAAGATCATTTTCTCCTCATATTTCtctcatatataaaaacattatataCACACCACATAAATGTGTATTTATGCTTGTCTCAAGAGTAGTCCACTTCAAATAGGAGCATCTTTCCAAGGATGTTTAATATCACTAGGTTCAAATTGAAAAAGCTAATACATGGAAAAGCCTTTAACTAAAACTATGGTTGTTTCAAGTAGCACCTCCCTCTCTTCCCCCAAACccccttcccttttttttttttttttttttttccctctctctctctctctctctctctctctctctccagatCTATTTCCAGCTAGATCAATCATAGAAACATGATCAAAAGTACTTATAGAGTAATGTTGCAATCTTATCCGAGTGAAAATAACTGTCACACTGAAATAATTGATTGGTTCGCTCAACATTAACAAGCAAGATACATAACGTTCAATCAAGATGTTTAAACTAAGCACTCCTTGAAAAACTGTTGCATGAACATCAAAGCAGAGAGAAAATGTTTCAGCACAAGTACTCACATGGATACAGGGAAAGCATAGAAGAGTACCTGTAATGGAAGTTAGCAAGTCACTGCAGTCTATACGGCCATCACATAATGAATCTAAAAGGTCAACGCCCCATTCACTGAAAGCGGACAAGATAGAAGTAATGCTATTGTAAAGTCATAATATTCAAAGAGAATAGAGGGAAAAGGACAACATCAACCTTCTAAAATTAAGTTGATGAATACCCATTGCAAGAACTATCTGTCAAGGATGAACAtacatcatcaattttattatctCGAACTTGAATAGAGTAATCAACAACATCTAAGGACTACCTGATCAAGATGCATGTGAACCATTCTAAGTACAAAACGACTGGTGATATGATCCAAGTAAGATATTGGACATAGAAGAGCAGCAGCTTCAACCATTTCTGTTATATGAGGCTGAGTTAGAGCAGCCAAAGACATGATTGTCCCCTGAAAAGACCAAATGACCAAAGTCCATAGAAAAGCAGGTAGCAAAATAGGATGCTAGGATACAATTAAAAGACAAGGTAGAATACCTGTGAATGTCCAACAACTAAAACTTTGGTGTCTGTTATAGAATTTATGTAGTGGATCATTTCTGCAAGATCATCCAAAGCCAATTCCTGCCAACTCCAATCCCAAAAATCCTGCAATAAAATATAAGCCCACCAAACTCACAATACAATAAGCGGAAAATAATTAGCGATTGTAGATATGaatatttcttgttcttgtCATGCAACTATAAACAGATTGATGATAGTAATCACCACCAATGACAATTAAGATCTGTAAACTAGCAGACAAATACTAGAATTTACATGAtcatttatataaaatgtttttaaagagAACTAGAAATACTATATTAACAGTTATATAAATGTTTCATTATTTCAATCTGTCTTTTCTGCTCTTACTTAGAGCCTGAGCCATCACTGTTCAACCTGAACAACCTGATATAATGAAACAGGAAAGTCCATTagctattcattttttttttttttccacctccAGATTGCATACTCTATAACCATTTGTCAAAAGTTTCCATTTATCAAAAGTTTTCTACtcatagaaaagaaataaatgggAAAAAACCCAAGCTTTCTCATGCATTCCAGTTATGGGTGCTTCCAAgcgaacaaaaaataattatttgtttaaccACTGGGAAATAGACAAAGGACCATATCATAGTGACAAGCTCTTATAAGATAAACAGGAAAATACCTTATCTTTGATGGATAAAGATATGTGCCCATGACTCCACCTTGTTCCACGGACATTTCCTACCCAAACATCAAAACCATGATCTGCAAGGATGAAGCCCAATGATTCTTCCCGTGAATTTAAAAACCATGCATCACCAGCCTGTTTACAACTCAAAGTGGGCGACAATGAGATCAAGAAGCAACCAACTGGTTTTACTTTATTGTAATCTGTAGGTATAACATAGATACTTTTGTATTTAAGTTATACTAATTCAAACCTgaattataattctttttaaacaagaaaaaaaaaatgctaaaagaAACTGAAAACACTGCACTTTCATTGAAGGGAGCGGTATCTAAGCAATAAATAGTTGAATTCTGAACAAACATAAAAACTAGCAATGTTTTTTTGAGAGACATTACTAATTAACACTTAtattatcactttttttttttttttttccctctgaaATGTTTTTATCTTTGGTACATTCTCCAGTTAACAAGAGGGAATCCAACAATCGAGCAAACCACTTCCAACCAATACACAAACAGCCAAATGAAGTGTTACGTTTTGTGAAGTTTTTATTCATGAATTAACAGTCAGAATCACCTGGTTGCTAACCAGTTCCTAACCACATTAAGAAA
This genomic interval carries:
- the LOC107427010 gene encoding triacylglycerol lipase 1 isoform X2 — protein: MATPVAVATAFLLCLSASQIAGELDVDLPGDSYLRRESMDRSLCVQLIQPSGYPCSEYTIQTKDGFLLGLQRVSSSAGSIRQQRGPPVLLLHGLFMAGDAWFLNSREESLGFILADHGFDVWVGNVRGTRWSHGHISLSIKDKDFWDWSWQELALDDLAEMIHYINSITDTKVLVVGHSQGTIMSLAALTQPHITEMVEAAALLCPISYLDHITSRFVLRMVHMHLDQIVLAMGIHQLNFRSEWGVDLLDSLCDGRIDCSDLLTSITVFQGVLSLNILIERYVSCLLMLSEPINYFSVTVIFTRIRLQHYSISTFDHVSMIDLAGNRSGERERERERERGKKKKKKKREGGLGEEREVLLETTIVLVKGFSMY